AGAAAGGTGATGTCGTTAAAGCGGTTGTTGTTCGTACAAAACGCGGAATGCGCCGTAACGATGGATCTTCCATCCGTTTTGACGAAAACGCAGCAGTAATCGTTCGTGATGACAAGGGTCCTCGTGGTACTCGTATTTTTGGACCAGTTGCACGTGAACTTCGTGACAAACAATTCATGAAGATCGTATCACTTGCTCCAGAAGTACTTTAATTATCAATAGAATGCAAGGCTCAAAAAGTAGGCTTGTAAGGAGGTGCAACACGCTCATGCCAATGCATGTAAAAAAAGGCGATAAAGTACAAGTGATTTCTGGTAAGGATAAAGGCAAACAAGGAGTAATTCTTGAAGCTTATCCGAAACAAAATCGTGTCCTTGTAGAAGGCGTTAATATCGTTAAGAAACACGCGAAACCGTCTCAGGCTAATCCACAAGGTGGAATCGTAAGCCAAGAAGCTCCGGTTCACGTTTCTAACGTAATGCCTCTTGATCCAAAGACTGGTGCTCCTACCCGCGTAGGTCACAAAGAAGTCGATGGTAAAAAAGTTCGTGTAGCTAAATCAGGTGAAGTTTTAGATAAATAATAGCAGTGAAAGGAGGGCATCTTGATGAACCGTCTACAAGAGCGTTA
This genomic stretch from Fictibacillus marinisediminis harbors:
- the rplN gene encoding 50S ribosomal protein L14, with protein sequence MIQQETRLKVADNSGARELLCIKVLGGSGRKYANVGDIIVCSVKSATPGGVVKKGDVVKAVVVRTKRGMRRNDGSSIRFDENAAVIVRDDKGPRGTRIFGPVARELRDKQFMKIVSLAPEVL
- the rplX gene encoding 50S ribosomal protein L24, with protein sequence MHVKKGDKVQVISGKDKGKQGVILEAYPKQNRVLVEGVNIVKKHAKPSQANPQGGIVSQEAPVHVSNVMPLDPKTGAPTRVGHKEVDGKKVRVAKSGEVLDK